One Manihot esculenta cultivar AM560-2 chromosome 18, M.esculenta_v8, whole genome shotgun sequence genomic window carries:
- the LOC110605952 gene encoding leucine aminopeptidase isoform X2, producing the protein MAPIDPHSFTDSAHPLTTHIFLSLYFDFSSSTIHATALLSLAAPHTGILSLDARSLTIYKVLDPQTLSPLPFSLSPIDPIKGSHLTVSLQNHSSVLIFYSTSPSSSALQWLSPPQTFGKIHPFVFTQCQSIHARSVFPCQDTPAARICYSANLNIPRHLSAVMSARHSDRRAPVSGDVNDLVTGDIGFDFRSLWCAEGRVVEEFVMQQPIPPYLFAFAVGDLGFREVGPRTKVYSEAVAEVLDAAAREFAGTEDMIRQGEKLFGPYEWERFDLMVLPPSFPYGGMENPRMVFLTPTVIKGDASGGQVVAHELAHSWTGNLITNKNNDHFWLNEGFSTYAERRIVEVVEGEDRAALNIGIGWRGLNEEMVRFKDNMEFTKLKTNQENIDPDDVYSQVPYEKGFQFLWRIERQIGRSAFDEFLKKYIATFKFKSIDTELFLDFLKANVPGIEKDIDLKLWTEGIGIPPDAYEPVSNLYSKIVSLANEFKLGKMPREDEVADWHGQEWELYLENLPKAVEASQVVRIKGL; encoded by the exons ATGGCACCAATTGATCCTCACTCCTTCACTGATTCCGCTCACCCACTTACCACCCATATTTTCCTTTCTCTTTACTTCGATTTCTCTTCCTCCACCATCCACGCCACCGCTTTACTCTCCCTTGCCGCTCCTCACACCGGAATTCTCTCCCTCGACGCCCGTTCTCTCACCATCTACAAAGTCCTTGACCCTCAAACCCTAAGTCCTCTTCCTTTCTCACTTTCCCCGATTGACCCAATCAAGGGGAGTCACCTCACTGTCTCTCTCCAAAACCATTCTTCAGTTTTAATCTTCTACTCCACCTCTCCTTCTTCGTCTGCCCTTCAGTGGCTATCTCCGCCCCAAACTTTTGGAAAGATCCATCCTTTTGTTTTTACCCAATGCCAATCCATCCACGCCCGCTCCGTTTTCCCCTGCCAGGACACTCCAGCCGCCAGAATTTGTTACTCCGCTAATCTCAACATTCCCCGCCACCTTTCCGCCGTGATGTCGGCCAGACATTCTGATCGCCGAGCACCTGTTAGTGGGGATGTTAATGATTTGGTCACTGGAGATATTGGGTTTGACTTCCGGTCGTTGTGGTGTGCCGAAGGGAGGGTGGTGGAGGAGTTTGTTATGCAGCAGCCTATTCCACCGTATTTGTTTGCGTTTGCAGTTGGGGATTTGGGTTTCAGGGAGGTAGGGCCCAGGACTAAGGTTTACTCGGAGGCAGTAGCCGAAGTGTTGGATGCGGCTGCTCGAGAGTTTGCTGGGACTGAGGATATGATAAGGCAAGGAGAAAAGTTGTTTGGACCATATGAGTGGGAGCGATTTGATTTGATGGTTTTGCCACCTAGTTTTCCTTATGGGGGAATGGAGAATCCCCGGATGGTGTTCTTGACCCCAACAGTGATCAAGGGGGACGCCAGTGGGGGGCAGGTTGTGGCACATGAATTGGCTCATAGCTGGACTGGTAACCTGATTACTAACAAGAATAATGACCACTTTTGGTTGAATGAG GGTTTTTCAACATATGCGGAGAGGAGAATTGTTGAGGTTGTTGAAGGAGAAGACAGAGCTGCATTGAATATTGGAATTGGATGGAGAGGTTTAAATGAGGAAATGGTGAGATTTAAGGACAACATGGAGTTCACCAAGCTCAAAACAAATCAGGAGAACATTGATCCTGATGATGTGTATTCACAAGTTCCATACGAGAAGGGTTTCCAGTTTTTGTGGCGCATAGAACGCCAG ATTGGAAGATCTGCATTTGATGAATTCCTCAAGAAATATATTGCCACCTTCAAGTTCAAATCAATTGATACAGAGTTGTTtcttgatttcttgaaagcaaATGTCCCTGGAATAGAGAAAGATATTGACTTAAAATTATGGACGGAGGGTATTGGCATCCCTCCAGATGCATATGAACCAGTTTCCAACTTATACTCAAAGATTGTTTCACTAGCGAATGAATTTAAGCTTGGAAAGATGCCTAGGGAGGACGAAGTTGCTGATTGGCATGGGCAAGAGTGGGAGCTCTACCTAGAAAACCTGCCCAAAGCTGTAGAAGCTTCTCAG GTTGTCAGAATCAAAGGACTATGA
- the LOC110605952 gene encoding leucine aminopeptidase isoform X1 has translation MAPIDPHSFTDSAHPLTTHIFLSLYFDFSSSTIHATALLSLAAPHTGILSLDARSLTIYKVLDPQTLSPLPFSLSPIDPIKGSHLTVSLQNHSSVLIFYSTSPSSSALQWLSPPQTFGKIHPFVFTQCQSIHARSVFPCQDTPAARICYSANLNIPRHLSAVMSARHSDRRAPVSGDVNDLVTGDIGFDFRSLWCAEGRVVEEFVMQQPIPPYLFAFAVGDLGFREVGPRTKVYSEAVAEVLDAAAREFAGTEDMIRQGEKLFGPYEWERFDLMVLPPSFPYGGMENPRMVFLTPTVIKGDASGGQVVAHELAHSWTGNLITNKNNDHFWLNEGFSTYAERRIVEVVEGEDRAALNIGIGWRGLNEEMVRFKDNMEFTKLKTNQENIDPDDVYSQVPYEKGFQFLWRIERQIGRSAFDEFLKKYIATFKFKSIDTELFLDFLKANVPGIEKDIDLKLWTEGIGIPPDAYEPVSNLYSKIVSLANEFKLGKMPREDEVADWHGQEWELYLENLPKAVEASQILALDACYRLSESKDYEVKVAFLQLAISSSCKDYFNEVEKTLKAVGRMLYLRPLYTALIQGTGKEEEKILAKRVFAEARECYHPIAQGVVESIFAKHM, from the exons ATGGCACCAATTGATCCTCACTCCTTCACTGATTCCGCTCACCCACTTACCACCCATATTTTCCTTTCTCTTTACTTCGATTTCTCTTCCTCCACCATCCACGCCACCGCTTTACTCTCCCTTGCCGCTCCTCACACCGGAATTCTCTCCCTCGACGCCCGTTCTCTCACCATCTACAAAGTCCTTGACCCTCAAACCCTAAGTCCTCTTCCTTTCTCACTTTCCCCGATTGACCCAATCAAGGGGAGTCACCTCACTGTCTCTCTCCAAAACCATTCTTCAGTTTTAATCTTCTACTCCACCTCTCCTTCTTCGTCTGCCCTTCAGTGGCTATCTCCGCCCCAAACTTTTGGAAAGATCCATCCTTTTGTTTTTACCCAATGCCAATCCATCCACGCCCGCTCCGTTTTCCCCTGCCAGGACACTCCAGCCGCCAGAATTTGTTACTCCGCTAATCTCAACATTCCCCGCCACCTTTCCGCCGTGATGTCGGCCAGACATTCTGATCGCCGAGCACCTGTTAGTGGGGATGTTAATGATTTGGTCACTGGAGATATTGGGTTTGACTTCCGGTCGTTGTGGTGTGCCGAAGGGAGGGTGGTGGAGGAGTTTGTTATGCAGCAGCCTATTCCACCGTATTTGTTTGCGTTTGCAGTTGGGGATTTGGGTTTCAGGGAGGTAGGGCCCAGGACTAAGGTTTACTCGGAGGCAGTAGCCGAAGTGTTGGATGCGGCTGCTCGAGAGTTTGCTGGGACTGAGGATATGATAAGGCAAGGAGAAAAGTTGTTTGGACCATATGAGTGGGAGCGATTTGATTTGATGGTTTTGCCACCTAGTTTTCCTTATGGGGGAATGGAGAATCCCCGGATGGTGTTCTTGACCCCAACAGTGATCAAGGGGGACGCCAGTGGGGGGCAGGTTGTGGCACATGAATTGGCTCATAGCTGGACTGGTAACCTGATTACTAACAAGAATAATGACCACTTTTGGTTGAATGAG GGTTTTTCAACATATGCGGAGAGGAGAATTGTTGAGGTTGTTGAAGGAGAAGACAGAGCTGCATTGAATATTGGAATTGGATGGAGAGGTTTAAATGAGGAAATGGTGAGATTTAAGGACAACATGGAGTTCACCAAGCTCAAAACAAATCAGGAGAACATTGATCCTGATGATGTGTATTCACAAGTTCCATACGAGAAGGGTTTCCAGTTTTTGTGGCGCATAGAACGCCAG ATTGGAAGATCTGCATTTGATGAATTCCTCAAGAAATATATTGCCACCTTCAAGTTCAAATCAATTGATACAGAGTTGTTtcttgatttcttgaaagcaaATGTCCCTGGAATAGAGAAAGATATTGACTTAAAATTATGGACGGAGGGTATTGGCATCCCTCCAGATGCATATGAACCAGTTTCCAACTTATACTCAAAGATTGTTTCACTAGCGAATGAATTTAAGCTTGGAAAGATGCCTAGGGAGGACGAAGTTGCTGATTGGCATGGGCAAGAGTGGGAGCTCTACCTAGAAAACCTGCCCAAAGCTGTAGAAGCTTCTCAG ATCTTAGCCTTGGATGCATGCTACAGGTTGTCAGAATCAAAGGACTATGAGGTGAAAGTTGCATTTCTCCAACTGGCCATTTCATCTAGCTGCAAAGATTACTTTAATGAGGTAGAGAAAACATTAAAGGCAGTTGGGAGGATGCTGTACCTTCGTCCACTCTACACCGCTCTTATTCAAGGCActggaaaagaagaagaaaagattcTGGCTAAAAGGGTTTTTGCAGAAGCTCGTGAATGTTATCACCCCATAGCTCAAGGCGTTGTTGAGTCTATCTTTGCCAAGCACATGTAG